The following proteins come from a genomic window of Chloracidobacterium sp.:
- a CDS encoding sigma-70 family RNA polymerase sigma factor, translated as MDNPILSKLQTSPGDPPSGSDGALDREGFFAESLKLIRKVIAGRRSVLADDVPDISQEAALRLWKWLTKFEDKSSRMAEADWKSFTARTAHNEVNRNLSNRNKRIETSLDETEALGTELDASSAETFVLVKTVWQGICRLSLYQRQALIFNSVDLVLYLFQFGIEENELLAKLELTRESWERILARMPLTDIEIAEIANPNSANGPKIGNRRRLRRQI; from the coding sequence GTGGATAACCCGATCCTTTCCAAGTTGCAAACTTCACCAGGCGATCCGCCGAGTGGGTCTGACGGTGCGCTTGATCGGGAGGGCTTTTTTGCAGAATCGTTAAAGCTGATTCGCAAAGTAATCGCTGGTCGTAGATCCGTTCTGGCCGATGACGTGCCGGATATTTCGCAGGAGGCTGCGTTAAGGCTTTGGAAGTGGCTCACGAAGTTTGAGGACAAAAGCTCACGAATGGCAGAAGCCGATTGGAAGTCCTTCACCGCGCGTACTGCTCACAACGAAGTAAATCGAAACCTCTCAAATCGAAACAAACGGATCGAGACATCTCTCGATGAAACCGAGGCTCTCGGTACCGAGCTAGATGCTTCGTCCGCAGAGACTTTTGTTTTGGTCAAAACGGTCTGGCAAGGTATTTGCAGGCTGAGTCTTTATCAACGCCAAGCGCTTATTTTCAATTCGGTAGATCTCGTGCTTTATCTTTTCCAATTTGGAATCGAAGAGAATGAACTGTTAGCAAAGCTCGAACTGACAAGGGAGTCTTGGGAAAGGATTTTAGCACGAATGCCTCTAACCGATATTGAAATCGCTGAGATAGCAAACCCGAATTCGGCCAATGGCCCAAAGATTGGCAACCGCAGGCGGTTAAGAAGGCAGATTTGA